In one Oncorhynchus masou masou isolate Uvic2021 chromosome 23, UVic_Omas_1.1, whole genome shotgun sequence genomic region, the following are encoded:
- the LOC135510146 gene encoding uncharacterized protein LOC135510146, whose protein sequence is MWRSSLNKKQQQWIDQTLFTRSLLQSSQFITVLSLVGRRPEEGDVLPVSKACLRMCWVENFSVVPQCKKFFLDGTTPNLPGILVGGTVQNQNRYKPICQLFNNIYRFATLYDTTNRIPVFSAYTFSGPPTDPRPHQPWMIEPQLNDVNNSHEMKIMGEHSQHQAGNYDYINSIQNKGVNRGHLFPNSHAHDLDTQRSTFTLTNIVPQVVSFNNGSWREMEEHVRKKLMMACFSNNRKIKAYVVTGAVPSKSNTLNNTLNALNNTLKNALNDRVNIPDLMWTAYCCLDKKKKWMAEAHWGKNKKVKRKTLNPETLGALEKKLSEFHQGGRVQVFPKDCPRGPKPTTPSNQPSWKNSLKIISSKVRNLYNSMMNRIG, encoded by the exons ATGTGGAGGTCATCTCTCAACAAGAAGCAGCAGCAGTGGATTGACCAGACACTGTTTACCAGGAGCCTCCTACAGAGCTCACAGTTCATCACTGTCCTTTCCCTGGTGGGGAGAAGACCAGAAGAGGGTGATGTCCTTCCTGTCTCCAAGGCCTGCCTCAGAATGTGCTGGG TGGAGAACTTCAGTGTTGTTCCACAGTGCAAGAAGTTTTTCCTGGATGGGACAACTCCAAATCTCCCAGGTATTTTGGTTGGTGGGACTGTCCAGAACCAGAACCGCTACAAGCCGATTTGCCAGTTGTTCAACAACATCTACAGGTTTGCAACTCTGTACGACACGACCAACAGGATCCCTGTGTTCTCAGCCTACACCTTCTCTGGTCCTCCTACAGACCCCAGACCACATCAACCCTGGATGATCGAGCCCCAG CTCAACGATGTAAACAACAGCCATGAAATGAAGATTATGGGAGAACACTCTCAACACCAGGCTGGGAACTACGACTATATTAACTCAATACAAAATAAAGGGGTGAACAGAGGTCATCTCTTCCCAAATTCACATGCTCATGACCTTGATACTCAGAGGTCCACCTTTACCCTGACCAACATCGTTCCCCAGGTGGTGTCCTTCAACAATGGCAGCTGGAGAGAAATGGAGGAACATGTCAGAAAAAAGCTGATGATGGCCTGTTTTAGTAACAACAGGAAGATAAAGGCCTATGTGGTGACTGGAGCAGTGCCCAGTAAGAGCAACACACTGAACAACACACTGAACGCACTTAACAACACACTGAAGAACGCACTGAACGACAGAGTGAACATCCCAGATCTCATGTGGACAGCCTACTGCTGTTTGGACAAGAAGAAAAAGTGGATGGCGGAAGCACACTGGGGGAAGAACAAGAAGGTCAAGAGGAAAACATTGAACCCAGAAACCTTGGGAGCACTCGAAAAGAAGTTGAGCGAATTTCACCAAGGTGGTCGTGTCCAGGTGTTCCCAAAGGATTGTCCAAGAGGTCCTAAACCTACCACTCCCTCTAACCAACCCAGTTGGAAGAATTCTCTTAAAATAATTTCTTCCAAAGTCAGGAATCTTTACAATTCCATGATGAATAGAATTGGATGA